The sequence TGTTGATCCTTTTTCCAATGCGATAAATCGCATTGAGAACCTAAGAAGAAACTTTCCAATGCAATGAAGTGGATTGAGAACCTGAGAGCAAAATACAAGCAACCAAGATTTTTAGGTTTTCTATGGAATTTATTCCATAGACTAAATTAACCCCGCCATTTATGGTGGGGACGGAACAACCACTGACAACAAAGGCTTTAGCCACTATCTGTGCTAATGCCGGCTAAAGCCCGGGTCATTTGTCCTATTTTGACCCCCGGAATAAATACCGGGGCTATTTGAAAATGCAGTATATGTAATATGTCCATTATAATTAATTCTAATCCCTCACTCAGCCATGTAATTATTTCTAAAAAGGAAAATTTTACTTGTAAAAAATATCTGTCCTGCTATTAAGCTGCTCTAATTATTGTGTGCGGCGTACGTTTTTTTGCTTGCGGAGGTTATAAATCTTAATAAAACATTTCCCTCATTAAAAAAAACGTACGTTTTATTTCATGCGGGACTCCCCGCGTTGAATGCGGGGAATGTTTTTTTGCTTGCGGGACTCCCCGCATTGGATGCGGGGAATGTTTTTTTGCTTGCGGGGCTTCCCGCGTTGAATGCGGGGAGTGTTTTTTTGCTTGCGGATCTCCCCGCGTTGAATGCGGGGAATATTTTTCTAATAAAATAATTTGTTTTTTCGCAAATTATTAAATATTTATCGTACGGTAGGGTAATTTTTTCTTTTTCTGAAATGCTTTATTTACAAATATCACTTTGGCACGATGGTTGACACGATATAATTAGCCCTGTGGTAAGAAGGGAAAATTAAAAAAAATACTTTCTCATCTCAACCGCAAGGTCAATTAATTAAATATTTTTCTCACAATCAGAAAGGACACACCATGTCCACAAAAGATTATCTTCCCCAGTCTAACGATCAGTTAGACACATGGGAAGAAAACCTTATCACAAAGCTGCCTTTGCATAATGCAACGGTAGGGGTAACAGCAGCCGAAGTTGCAGCAGTTACTTCACTCATTAATACACACCGCGCTGCTTTCTCAGCACAAGTATCCGCCGAAGCATCTTATCATGGTGCTGTGCAGGATAATAAAGCAAAGAAGCAGGCTGCGATCTCGGCACCCGGGGCTACAAGATCACTTATCAGAAAGATCAAAAGCAGTGGAAATTACACATTGCAGATTGGTCAGGAGCTCGGGATAGAACCTATAGATGTTCCATTAAACCTCGACGATCTCAAACCATTTCTTAAGCTCTTTAAGAATGCAGACGGATCAATCAGGATAACATGGAAGAAAGGATTCGTTGCTGCGATAAATATCTACAGTAAACGCGGCGATGAAACCACATTTACACTGCTCGCAACTGTAACACTTACAAGCTTCAAAGACGCACGCCCCAATCTTAACGGTGCGCCGGAAAAGCGTGAGTACTTCGGCAGACTTGTTTACAAGGATGTTGAAGTCGGACAGCAGTCAGATGTAGCAAGTATAACGGTAGGATAATAAAACAACAGCACTACCTCCCACCTCCCTAAAAACAGGGAACAATAAAAAACAAAATGATCATTTGTAAAAACTAAAAGGCGGTCGGCTATAATGCGATCGCCTTTTTAGTAGTTTTATACTTCAATAAATCGCCTTGTGAACATAAGAGTATAGAAACATTCGAAAAAGAATTTTTATAAATTATCTGCGGTATGAAAACTGAATCCTCTCAAAAACTCCTCTATGCTCATGCGCTTTTTTCCTTCCAATTGAATTTCAAGAATTCTGATTGCATTATTCCCACAGCCTATGATCAATTCAGTTTTTGTTTGATGAATTTGGAATGGTGAAAGATTAAGGTTAGATACAATTTCAGTCTTAAATATTTTAAAGACTTTATTGTTAAAAGTAAAAAATGCCGCCGGATAAGGCGAAAGTCCACGTATTAGGTTATGAATATCTTTCGCAGATTTATGCCAGTCTATACGGCAAATCTCTTTTGTAATTTTTGGTGCGGGGGATGCTAACAAATCATCTTGATTCTTCAATTGAAAATTACCGGATTCAATTAGCTGAATAGTTTTTAATACAAGCTCTGCACCAAGCAGACTCATTCTATCGTGTAGTGATTCAAAATTATCATCAGCGCGTATAAAAACTTTTTCCTGAAGATAGATATTTCCGGTATCAACTTTTTCTGCAAGTTTAAAAGTTGTAAGTCCTGTTTCAGTATCCCCGTTTATTAATGCCCACTGAATCGGTGCAGCTCCACGATATTTTGGCAGAAATGAACCATGCAGGTTAAAGGAACCAAACTTAGGAATCTCAAAAATTTCTTTCGGCAATATCCTGAAAGCTACAACCACAAATAAATCCGGATTTAGACTTTTCATCTGCTCAACAAATTCTTGATTGCCTTTTAATTTTTTCGGTTGATAAACCGGAATATTATGATCCATCGCAAATTGTTTAACCGGAGTGAATGAAATTTTCTGTCCCCTTCCTCGCTCTTTATCAGGTGTAGTAACGATTGCAGGAATCTGATGGTGATTATCTAAAAGAATTTTTATAGATGGAATAGCAAAATCAGGAGTTCCAAGAAACACAATACTCATGCTTTAATTGTCAGCTATTTCAATTGGTAATCAAGGTCGTGTGTGATAGGATAATCAACTTCAATTTTACGATTTTTAATTTTAGTTAAAGATTTTTTTAATCTCTTTTGCTCGCCAGCAGGAAGCAGATCAGTAAAATAAATTCCTCTTAAATGATCATACTCATCTTTGAATTACACGCGCTAATAATTTATCGGCATGAATTGTCTGCTCTTTAAAATTTGTGTCGAAATAAGTTATTTCAATTTCAGACGGACGTTCAACTTCACCGCGAATATCAGGAATGCTAAGACATCCTTCTTCAATAATGCATTTCTCATCGCTGTATTTATTTATATTGGGATTGATGAAAACAATTGGTTTAAAGTTTTCGTATTCCTCAACCCCGGTAAGATCAACGATGAAAATCGCTTTGTTTGCCCCTACCTGATTTGCAGCTAAGCCGATTCCATGTGCATTGTGCATTGTCTCAAACATATTTGAAATAAGTGCTATCGTTTTATCATCAATGCTTTTAGCTTTGCTGACTTTCTTTCTTAAAATATTATCACCATAAAGCGTGATAGGCAGAATGCTCATTAGTTCCTCAAATATTAATTATTTCTTATCACAATTTAAGCTTAATCACACAATCATTTCAAGAGCATCATCTTTTTTACGGAAATAAAATTTTTAGCTCCGCCGTCAATTGCTAACTGATAAAAATATACGCCGCTTGGGAGTTCTGCATTGCTTAAGTATTGAGCGCTATGACTCCCCGCCTGCTGAAATTCATCAACAAGCGTTTCTATTTCTCTTCCAAGTATATCAAATATTTTTAAAGTAACTCGGCTGCTTACAGGCAAATCATAATCTATGGCAGTACTTGGATTGAAGGGGTTGGGAAAATTTTGATAAAGTACAAACTCTTTTGGTACAGTTTGATCTTCTTTAACGGAAGTTACTGTAGTATCTCCGTAAACGATTCCGTTAATAATACATCCCTTTAAATAGCTGCTAGAACCACCAAACTCACAACTGTAATTACCTAAATATCCTATTTGATATGCTAAGGAATATTGGGGAAAATAAAACGAAATTGGGTAAAGTGTCCGCACTACACGATTTTCTCCCAATACAAAGTTGGTTTCCTCAGAAGCGAGGTAATAAGCATCAGGCAATTGCTCTTGAGGATTTAGATAAACAGTGTCGCCAACCTCCATCAAGAAATCGTAAATTGAAATTTCAATAGTGTCGTAATAACCAAAAAAATTGTATAATGTTTTTAAGTGACCGTCAAGTGAGTCTATTCTTATAAATTTATATTCATAACGAAGCGGTGGTTCAAACTTGAAATATCTAATCCCTGAAATCAAAGTATCTTTTGTGATCTCAAAAGATTTTACATACTGAGTATCAGGCCAGCAATAATAATTAAGGGACGTAATATTATAAACCCACTTATTCCCAATTGCAAGTGGAAACCAATCAAAAACATCCGAAGGGATCGGTAATGATTTTAATACTATCATCGAATTATTAGTTATCTCATAAATTTTATATTTTGTTGCAGCATAAAGTTTATCCTCATTAGGTTTCTTGTATATGCCGACAATATTTCGTTCAAGAGTTTTATATAGATTAAATGTGATTCCAAAATCATTCGACTTATAAATATTTTTTCCATTAGCATAAAAAATGAACCCGGGAATTTCCGAATCATTACTTAAGTAAATTGGAATATCAGATTGCTTTTTAATTACCCAGCTAAATGGTTCCCCTCCTCCTGTGGACAGTTTCATGAAATTGTAATTATAACCGTTTGAAACACAATAAATATGGACTCCATCGGGATCAAAGTACATTTGAGAACCACTATCCCAATTTGCTGTATCCACCGTATAGTATGTATTTCCCGAATCTAGCGATTTGATTAGAGAATTGTCGTAATCAATTCCAAACATAATTTTATCATCATAAGGCGAAAGCGAAATAATTTGAAAGACGGGACGATTCTGATCCTGCCAGGTATAACCACCATCTGTACTTTTTAATAGAATTCCTCCGTTAGCATACATCAGATCAGGATTTTGATATGAAAACTTAGATGATTTATGTTATCCACCCCACCATACGCTGCGCCGTCAAATCTTTCAATATAACCATGATTGTCAGGAAAAATCGAAAAACCGGCGGCGAGATATTTTTCAGGATCACCTTTATAAAAAATAAAATCAAGAACTGCTTTGGCTATTTCTCCGGTAGGTGGTGGGTAGTTAATTACATAAGCATCAATAAACGCACTATCAATTGGAGTCCCGGGAATGAAATGATAAACTGGGTTATAAATATCTATTGAACTGCCTGAACGATAATAAAGATGAGTAACTCCGAGCGTATCATCAAGTCCCGTGAGTGATGTGAAAACACTATTCTCTTGCGAGAACGAAAGTGAGCCGAGAAGAACTATTGATAGAAAAATTTTCTTGATCATTGTTTCTCCCTGTATTAATTAATCTACAGCGGAATTGTAATCAAAAAAAATATTAAGGTCAAGAAAAATTTTTAGCCACTGCGCTGACGTAATATCTCGAATAATAGAACGCCCGCAGCAACTGACACATTCAATGATTGAATTTTTCCCTTCATCGGAATGTTCACCAGTATGTCACAACTATCAGCAGTTAATCGTCGAATGCCTTTTTCTTCGTTGCCTAAAATTAAAGCGATTGGAATTTTATAATCAACTTTTGTATATGGCTTTGAATTTTGGAGTGACGAACCAACAATCCAAAAGCCCTTATCTTTTAATTCACGAATAGCATCTGCAAGATTTGTAACCGGACAAACTTTCAAATGTTCGATTGCACCTGCAGAAGTTTTTGCAACAGTTTCATTTATCGGTGCGCTGTTGTGTTTTGTAATTATCACACCATCCACCCCGACACAGTCCGCTGTTCGTAGTATCGCCCCAACGTTATGTGTATCCTGAATGGAATCTAAGATTAATATTAAAGGGTAGGCTGATTTTTTTGAATCAATTATGAGCTGCGTTAATGTAAAATATTTTTGTTGAGTTTTTATAGCAGCCACACCCTGTGAGTTTTGACTTGTAACAAGAGCCGAAAATTTTGAAGTGGAGATTTGATTACACTTAATCCCTTTTTTCTTGCAAGCTATAATTATAGTCTCGATTATGCCGCCAGTTTGTCCATAAGATATAACAACTTGTTCAAGTTCGGCACCGGAGTTGATTGCTTCGAGAACCGGTTTTCTGCCAATGATTAATTGCATAAGAAGTTATTTCTTAACTGCTTTTGGTTTTAAAGGTGGAGGCACAAACTTAACTAGTTCTTTGTGATACATAAAATGGAACCAGCCGGCAATGCCAATTACTATCAATCCGACTGAAATAAGCTGCGCTTCCGAAAGTCCAAACATCAATCGTGGGTTCAACCTAATAAATTCAACAAGCAGTCTTGAAGTACCGGAGAGCATCAAGTAGAGCATAAAAAGTTTTCCATCCATCCAATCTTTTTTACTCAATTTCCACAAGAGATAAAAAAGCATGATGCCAACTATAAATTCATAAAGGGGGGTTGGATGAAGCGGTGCTGTATCGGGAACACCGTTTGGGAATTTATCCATTATTGATGGAAATTGTTTTGCCATTTCTTCTGTATTAAAGATTGCTGATGGAGGGACAGTGCCATTTGAATAAACCATTCCCCAGGGAAGATCAGTTGGAATACCATAATCACCATCGCCGGCAAGGTGGCAGCCGATTCGTCCAATACCGTAAGACAATGCAAGTGAAGGTGCAGCAGCGTCGGCAAGAACGAGAAAAGGAATTTTCTTTCTGCGGATGTAAATATAAATCGCAATGATGGCGAGGATTAGTCCGCCGTAAAATGTTAAGCCGCCGGGAGAGAATGCCATTCCAATCGGATCTGCAATAAATTGTTTCCAGTGTTCAAATAGATGAAAAAGTTTTCCCCCCGCCACACCGAAAACTATTGCAAGCAGGGTTGTTTCAGTCGCAATATTCGGATCAAGCTTCTTTCTTTCAATTTGCTTATTTAGGAAATAACTGCCAAGAATGAAGGAGATACCGAGCATCAAACCATAGCTGTAAACTGTTAGTGGTCCAATCTTAAATAATTCCGGATACATATTTTATTACCTCTGCAAAAAAAAGTTACTATTTGGATTGCAAATTATTTTTAACTGCATCAACGATTGATGATAAACTATTTAATTTGATTAAAGTTTGTTCACCTGTTTTCATGTTCTTCAAATTCACCTGACCATTTTTAAATTCATCACCGCCGACAAACAGAACAAACTTTGCATTGTACTTATTTGCCTCGCGCATTTGTGCTTTTACGCTTCGTTCGTGATAATCGTAATCACAGCTTAAATTTTCTTTACGTAACTTTGATGCGAGGGTGGTGATTAGCAGTTCAAGTTCAAGATCAAGTTCATGTTCAGGTTTTGGATCAATACGAATTAAATAAACATCAATTGAATCGTCAGGGACACTGAATGATTTTTCATTTTCACAAGCAAGTAGAATGCGCTCCATCCCTGCAGCAAAACCAACTGCCGGTGTAAATTTGCCGCCAAGTTCCTGAACAAGTAAATCGTATCTTCCCCCACCGCACAATGCGCTTTGTGAACCAACACTTCCGCTTACTATTTCAAAAGTTGTCTTTGTGTAGTAATCTAACCCTCGTACAAGTGTGGTATCAACTTCGAATGGAATTTCAACATTTGTTAGGTAACTTTTTACAATTGCAAAATCATTTTTACTTTGTTCATCAAGATAATCTAAAAGCAATGGGGCATCTTTCATTATCTGTTTATCAACCTCAATCTTGCTGTCAAAGATCCGCAGAATATTTGTGTCAAATCTTTTCCTGCTTTCTTCGGATAGTTTATCTTTTTTGTCTAACAGAAATTTGCGCAGTTCAATTTTGTATTTCTCTCTAACTTCGGGCACACCAAGCGAATTAATTTTGACGACTAAGTTTTTTAATCCGAGCTTAATTAATATTTGATAAGCAACTTCAATCATTTCGCCATCCAGCAGCGGAGAAGTGCTCCCTAAAGCTTCTGCACCGAACTGATGAAACTGTCTGAGTCTTCCTGCCTGCGGACGCTCCTGCCTGAACATCGCACCGATGTAGTAAAGCTTGTTTAATGACTGCTGCGCCCCAAGTGATTGTTCAATAAAAGCACGAACAACTCCGGCAGTATTTTCAGGTCTCAATGTTATGCTCGTTTCACTTCGATCTTTAAATGAATACATTTCTTTACCAACGATATCAGTTTGCTCGCCTATACCGCGTGCAAAAAGAATTGTTTCCTCGAAGATGGGTGTACGAATTTCCTTGTAATTAAACTGACGGAAAACTTTTTCAACAATGTTTTGAATATAATTCCATTTCGGAATATCGTTTGGTAGAATATCTTTTGTACCGGTAATTGCTTTAATCATTTTGATAATGGAGGGGGAAAATATTATGTGTGCAAATCTCAGACATCGAAGTAATTTATTTCTTCCTGTCTGAAATAATCAAGTATTTCAGCAGAAGATTTTGCATCAATAAGTTTTTGTCTGAATTCATCTCTATTCATCATGCGGGAAATGCGACTGAGAAGTTTTATATGTGCGCTTACCATATTTTCTCTTCCGATCAATAAAAAAAGTAACTGTACCGGTTTGCCGTCAAGTGAATCGTATTCAATAGGCTTCGTAGATTTTCCAAATGCAGCGAGTATCTCTTTTACTCCTGAAGTTTTGCCGTGCGGTATTGCAAATCCTTTCCCCACCCCTGTGGACATTATTTTTTCCCTTTCTAAAACCGACTCCTTCATTTTTTCAAAATCCAATACACGATCATCGGATCTGAATAACTCAAGCAGTTCATTTATTGCTTCATTTTTTTGATTGCTTTGAAGTTCAGCAATTATAAAATTTTCGGTTAGTATATCTGTAACTTTCATTGACTCACTGATAAATTAAATTCAGATTTCATTTCTAAACTATAAAACTAAAAGAAATTATTTGCATTTTGAATATAACAGTATCAGTCTTTATAAGGTAATGGATGATCTTTATAAAATTGCTTTAATCGTTTTTCAAGATCAGGGAATTGATCGCGC is a genomic window of Ignavibacteriales bacterium containing:
- a CDS encoding methionyl-tRNA formyltransferase, with translation MSIVFLGTPDFAIPSIKILLDNHHQIPAIVTTPDKERGRGQKISFTPVKQFAMDHNIPVYQPKKLKGNQEFVEQMKSLNPDLFVVVAFRILPKEIFEIPKFGSFNLHGSFLPKYRGAAPIQWALINGDTETGLTTFKLAEKVDTGNIYLQEKVFIRADDNFESLHDRMSLLGAELVLKTIQLIESGNFQLKNQDDLLASPAPKITKEICRIDWHKSAKDIHNLIRGLSPYPAAFFTFNNKVFKIFKTEIVSNLNLSPFQIHQTKTELIIGCGNNAIRILEIQLEGKKRMSIEEFLRGFSFHTADNL
- a CDS encoding T9SS type A sorting domain-containing protein, which codes for MYANGGILLKSTDGGYTWQDQNRPVFQIISLSPYDDKIMFGIDYDNSLIKSLDSGNTYYTVDTANWDSGSQMYFDPDGVHIYCVSNGYNYNFMKLSTGGGEPFSWVIKKQSDIPIYLSNDSEIPGFIFYANGKNIYKSNDFGITFNLYKTLERNIVGIYKKPNEDKLYAATKYKIYEITNNSMIVLKSLPIPSDVFDWFPLAIGNKWVYNITSLNYYCWPDTQYVKSFEITKDTLISGIRYFKFEPPLRYEYKFIRIDSLDGHLKTLYNFFGYYDTIEISIYDFLMEVGDTVYLNPQEQLPDAYYLASEETNFVLGENRVVRTLYPISFYFPQYSLAYQIGYLGNYSCEFGGSSSYLKGCIINGIVYGDTTVTSVKEDQTVPKEFVLYQNFPNPFNPSTAIDYDLPVSSRVTLKIFDILGREIETLVDEFQQAGSHSAQYLSNAELPSGVYFYQLAIDGGAKNFISVKKMMLLK
- the rlmB gene encoding 23S rRNA (guanosine(2251)-2'-O)-methyltransferase RlmB produces the protein MQLIIGRKPVLEAINSGAELEQVVISYGQTGGIIETIIIACKKKGIKCNQISTSKFSALVTSQNSQGVAAIKTQQKYFTLTQLIIDSKKSAYPLILILDSIQDTHNVGAILRTADCVGVDGVIITKHNSAPINETVAKTSAGAIEHLKVCPVTNLADAIRELKDKGFWIVGSSLQNSKPYTKVDYKIPIALILGNEEKGIRRLTADSCDILVNIPMKGKIQSLNVSVAAGVLLFEILRQRSG
- the lgt gene encoding prolipoprotein diacylglyceryl transferase, producing MYPELFKIGPLTVYSYGLMLGISFILGSYFLNKQIERKKLDPNIATETTLLAIVFGVAGGKLFHLFEHWKQFIADPIGMAFSPGGLTFYGGLILAIIAIYIYIRRKKIPFLVLADAAAPSLALSYGIGRIGCHLAGDGDYGIPTDLPWGMVYSNGTVPPSAIFNTEEMAKQFPSIMDKFPNGVPDTAPLHPTPLYEFIVGIMLFYLLWKLSKKDWMDGKLFMLYLMLSGTSRLLVEFIRLNPRLMFGLSEAQLISVGLIVIGIAGWFHFMYHKELVKFVPPPLKPKAVKK
- a CDS encoding histidine--tRNA ligase; amino-acid sequence: MIKAITGTKDILPNDIPKWNYIQNIVEKVFRQFNYKEIRTPIFEETILFARGIGEQTDIVGKEMYSFKDRSETSITLRPENTAGVVRAFIEQSLGAQQSLNKLYYIGAMFRQERPQAGRLRQFHQFGAEALGSTSPLLDGEMIEVAYQILIKLGLKNLVVKINSLGVPEVREKYKIELRKFLLDKKDKLSEESRKRFDTNILRIFDSKIEVDKQIMKDAPLLLDYLDEQSKNDFAIVKSYLTNVEIPFEVDTTLVRGLDYYTKTTFEIVSGSVGSQSALCGGGRYDLLVQELGGKFTPAVGFAAGMERILLACENEKSFSVPDDSIDVYLIRIDPKPEHELDLELELLITTLASKLRKENLSCDYDYHERSVKAQMREANKYNAKFVLFVGGDEFKNGQVNLKNMKTGEQTLIKLNSLSSIVDAVKNNLQSK
- a CDS encoding PTS sugar transporter subunit IIA, which produces MKVTDILTENFIIAELQSNQKNEAINELLELFRSDDRVLDFEKMKESVLEREKIMSTGVGKGFAIPHGKTSGVKEILAAFGKSTKPIEYDSLDGKPVQLLFLLIGRENMVSAHIKLLSRISRMMNRDEFRQKLIDAKSSAEILDYFRQEEINYFDV